Part of the Polaribacter sp. Hel1_33_78 genome is shown below.
CGATAAAATTCTTGGAGGTTCTGGAACTTTTGTGGGTTTAGCAGCAAGTCAATTTGGTGTAGAAACAGGAGTTGTTTCCGTTGTTGGTGGAGATTTTCCAGCATCATATTTAAATATGATGAATAACAAACGAATCAATACAGACGGTATTGAAATCATCAAAGAAGGTAAAACATTTTTTTGGAGTGGTAAATATCATAACGATATGAACTCTAGAGATACATTAATTACGGAATTAAATGTTTTAGAAAATTTTGAGCCTGTTGTGCCAGAGAATTTTAAAGATGCAGGTATTTTAATGTTGGGTAATTTACACCCCCTAGTGCAAGCAGGAGTTTTAGATCAAATGACCGAGCAACCAAAATTGATTGTTTTAGATACAATGAATTTTTGGATGGATATTGCCCTCGCGGATTTGCATACTGTTTTAAAAAGAGTAGATGTAATTACCATTAATGATGAAGAAGCTCGTCAGCTCTCTGGAGAATATTCTCTGGTAAATGCTGCGAAGAAAATTCATGAAATGGGCCCAAAATATGTGGTTATTAAAAAAGGAGAACACGGTGCTTTGTTATTTAATGAAGGCAGTATGTTTTATGCGCCAGCATTGCCTTTAGCAGAGGTTTTTGACCCTACAGGGGCAGGAGATACCTTTGCAGGTGGCTTTTGTGGATATTTAGCAAAAACAGAAGATATTTCTTTTGAGAATATGAAGAACGCTATTGTTTACGGTTCTAATTTAGCCTCATTCTGTGTTGAGAAATTTGGTACAGAACGTATGCAAGAGTTGACAAGTGATGAAGTAAAAGAGCGCTTGCAAGCCTTTAAAGAGTTAACACAATTTGATATAGAATTATCATAAATAAGAATCCGCGTTTAAAAACGCGGATTTTTTTATACATAAAATACAACTAAATAACCGAATAAATGAGTGATGCTATTAAACATGAATGTGGAATTGCGCTGGTTAGATTAAAAAAACCATTACAATTCTATAAAGATAAATACGGTTCCGCTTTTTACGGAATTAATAAAATGTATTTATTGATGGAGAAACAGCACAATCGTGGACAAGATGGAGCTGGTTTTGCAAGTGTAAAATTTAATGTGGAACCAGGTACAAGATACATTAGTAGAGTTCGTTCAAACAAGCCAACACCAATACAAGATATTTTTGCTCAAATTAACGGTCGTTTAAACGGTGTTTTAGAGGAAAATCCTGACAAAAAGGATGATGTAAGATGGCAAGAAGAGAATATGCCATATGTTGGAAACTTATTTTTAGGACATGTACGTTATGGTACTTTTGGTAAAAATTCGATAGAAAGTGTGCATCCTTTTTTACGTCAAAGTAATTGGAAACATCAAAATTTAATTGTTGCTGGAAACTTTAATATGACGAATTCTAAACAAATGTTAGAAGAGTTAGTATCTTTAGGTCAGCACCCAAAAGAGTTTACTGACACCGTTACAGTGATGGAAAAAATTGGACATTTTTTAGAAGATGAAGTGTCTAAATTATATCAGCAAGCAAAGAAAAAAGGATTTAATAAGAGAAACGCATCACCTTATATAGAAGAGAATTTAAGTCTAAAAAAAGTACTAAAAAGATCTTCTAAAAATTGGGATGGTGGTTATGCGATGGCTGGTTTAGTTGGTCATGGAGATGCTTTTGTATTAAGAGATCCTAATGGAATTAGGCCTACTTTTTTTTATGAAGATGAAGAGGTTGTAGTGGTTGCTTCAGAAAGACCAGTTATACAAACGGTGTTTAATGTTAAGATTGAAGAGGTCCAAGAATTGGAAAGAGGTCATGCATTAATTATAAAAAGAAGTGGTAAAGTTTCTGTCAAAAAAGTCTTAGAGCCCAGAGAAAATAAAGCTTGTTCTTTTGAGCGTATTTATTTTTCACGAGGAAGTGATGCAGGAATTTATGAAGAACGCAAAAATTTAGGAAAATATGTGTTCCCAAAGATTTTAAAATCAATAAATTCTGATATTTCAAATACGGTTTTTTCTTATATACCGAATACAGCAGAAACTTCTTTTTACGGAATGACCGAAGCTGCTGAAGATTTATTGAATCAACAAAAAACTGCAAAAATATTAGCAGGGGGAAAAAATTTATCTGCAGATAAAGTAACTGAAATTTTATCTGAAAGAGCACGTTTTGAAAAAATTGCGATTAAAGACGCAAAATTAAGAACTTTTATTGCTGATGATAATTCTAGAGATGATTTGGTAGAACACGTTTATGATATTACTTATGGTGTTGTAAAACCTACTGATAATCTTGTTATTATTGACGATAGTATTGTTCGTGGAACAACTTTGAAGAAAAGTATTATTAAAATTTTAGACAGATTAAGTCCTAAAAAAATAGTGGTTGTTTCTTCTGCGCCACAAATTCGCTATCCAGATTGTTATGGAATTGATATGGCAAGAATTGAGGCCTTTATTGCTTTTAAAGCTGCTCTGGAGTTATTGAAAGATCATAATAAATATGATATTGTAGACGCTGTTTATGAAAAATGTAAAGCACAACTGTCTAAAAGTGATGAAGAAATTGTAAATCATGTAAAGGACATATATAGCCCATTTACCCCTGAAGAAATATCAGCCAAAATTGCCGAAATGTTAAAAACCGAAGATATTAAAGCAGATGTTGAGGTTATTTATCAATCTATTGAAGGTTTGCATAAAGCATGTCCTGATAATTTAGGAGACTGGTATTTTACGGGAGATTATCCAACACCTGGAGGTAATAGAGTTGTAAACCAGGCGTTCATAAACTTTTACGAAGGCAGTGATAAAAGATCTTACTAGCTTTTAAATAGTTAATAAAAAAGCATCCAATATATTGGATGCTTTTTTATTTATATTAGAATTTTAATAGAATCACTGTTTTACATTCGAGTGAGATATTAAAACTAATTATGCCACTTATTTTGCTTCCGCGTAACGTTTTTCAACTTCATTCCAGTTAATTACTTTAAAGAAAGCATCAATATAATCTGGTCTTCTATTTTGATAGTTTAAATAGTAAGCGTGCTCCCAAACATCTAATCCTAAAATAGGGGTTCCGCCACAAGTTACACCTGGCATTAATGGGTTGTCTTGATTTGGTGTAGAACAAACTTCTACTTTTCCTCCTGGAAGTACACATAACCAAGCCCAACCTGAACCAAATTGTGTTGCTGCGGCTTTAGAGAAAGCTTCCATAAAAGCATCTTTAGTGCCAAATGCATCCTCAATAGCCCCTTTTAATTCTCCTGATAAGTATCCTTTCCCTTCAGGATTCATAACTGACCAGAATAAAGAGTGATTGTAAAATCCACCTCCATTATTTCTAACAGCACCATTGCTCATGTCTAAATTCGCAAGAATATCTTCAATAGATTTTCCTTCTAAATCAGTTCCTGCAACTGCTCCATTTAATTTTGTTGTATATCCATTATGATGTTTTGTATGGTGTATTTCCATAGTTCTAGCATCAATATGTGGTTCTAATGCATCATAAGCATACCCTAAATCTGGTAATTGAAAAGCCATA
Proteins encoded:
- a CDS encoding PfkB family carbohydrate kinase; translated protein: MSKLLAVGTVAFDAIETPFGKTDKILGGSGTFVGLAASQFGVETGVVSVVGGDFPASYLNMMNNKRINTDGIEIIKEGKTFFWSGKYHNDMNSRDTLITELNVLENFEPVVPENFKDAGILMLGNLHPLVQAGVLDQMTEQPKLIVLDTMNFWMDIALADLHTVLKRVDVITINDEEARQLSGEYSLVNAAKKIHEMGPKYVVIKKGEHGALLFNEGSMFYAPALPLAEVFDPTGAGDTFAGGFCGYLAKTEDISFENMKNAIVYGSNLASFCVEKFGTERMQELTSDEVKERLQAFKELTQFDIELS
- a CDS encoding superoxide dismutase — protein: MAFQLPDLGYAYDALEPHIDARTMEIHHTKHHNGYTTKLNGAVAGTDLEGKSIEDILANLDMSNGAVRNNGGGFYNHSLFWSVMNPEGKGYLSGELKGAIEDAFGTKDAFMEAFSKAAATQFGSGWAWLCVLPGGKVEVCSTPNQDNPLMPGVTCGGTPILGLDVWEHAYYLNYQNRRPDYIDAFFKVINWNEVEKRYAEAK